The window CACTGGAATCAAAAATAGTAAGGGAAGCTATATCGCATTGTTAGATGACGATGACCGCTGGTATCCTGAAAAATTACGATTGCAGTATGATTATTTGCAGAATTATCCTGAAACAGGACTTGTATACTCCGGCTTTTGTTACGTTGATTACGAGACCGATAAAATAATTAAAAGTGTGCAGCCACAACAAATGCATGGAAAATATTACCGTAGAGGAAGTACTTTCAGCGGCCGAAAAGATTATCGAACATACCGATCACCATTATCCGCTCTAAAATGTGGCATAATATAATACGCGTAAAATCGAGATACGGTTTCAGGACATTTCTCATCCTATTCAGGCTGATTTTTCTTTCACCCGTACTGTTTGCTTTTATAATCTATTATTCGATCCGCTCCATGATCTTCATCATATCTAGTAAAAATCTAGATACAATCAACATAAACTGATATGAAAATTCTTTTTGCTGCTCCTGTCAGTTTTTATCAATATACCTTCTTTATCAGCCAATACGTTATGGGGCTGGCCAAAGCATCGAAAAGCCTCGGGCATGATGTTCGGATTGTTCGAACTACCGAGAATATGTATAACCCTTTTCTTTGGAAATTTATCGAAAAAGAGTTTCAAATCCTAAGGCAGCTTTTCCGTTCCCTAGTTGACATACCCCACGACCTGCTTCTTATGATTCAGGTGTACCGGGAAATTAAGGAATACAAACCGGATGTTCTGTTTCTCCATCTGGTGGACACATCATATTTCTCCTATATCGTCAAACACATTAAAAATCAAGAATGCAAGGTGTTGGTATGGCTGGGGGTTCACCCGTCGAGAGTGTCCAAAGGAATTCATGATCTTCTCAGACAGGCAGATTGCGCCCTCATATATGACGCTACCTATTTAGATTATTTCCAAAGCATAGATATCAAGAATACAAAGGTGATACCGCTGGGATGCGATGTCTCTTATTATGCGTCCGTTAATCCGGACACTGAAACAAAGAAAAAGCTTCGAGCAGATGTCAGTTTTGTCGGACTTTTCGATCCTTT is drawn from Candidatus Desulfatibia profunda and contains these coding sequences:
- a CDS encoding glycosyltransferase family 2 protein; the encoded protein is MKRPIVSIIIPTFNRAGMIHRAIESIKLQTFNDWELIVVDDASTDSTEEIIQTYMRDDQRIRYIKHEKNQGGSAARNTGIKNSKGSYIALLDDDDRWYPEKLRLQYDYLQNYPETGLVYSGFCYVDYETDKIIKSVQPQQMHGKYYRRGSTFSGRKDYRTYRSPLSALKCGII
- a CDS encoding glycosyltransferase; amino-acid sequence: MKILFAAPVSFYQYTFFISQYVMGLAKASKSLGHDVRIVRTTENMYNPFLWKFIEKEFQILRQLFRSLVDIPHDLLLMIQVYREIKEYKPDVLFLHLVDTSYFSYIVKHIKNQECKVLVWLGVHPSRVSKGIHDLLRQADCALIYDATYLDYFQSIDIKNTKVIPLGCDVSYYASVNPDTETKKKLRADVSFVGLFDPFREKYLKALSEFNLGVWSWNIKDYNTPLRKFHRGTAFGESMVKVFKSSKIVINIHREFEINGGNYRLFEIPACGAFQLVDNKKEIGKHFEIGKEIVTFDDEDDLKSKVRYYIANESEREKIARAGYERTRRDHSLVSRMKEIIAVLDGN